The Sporosarcina luteola DNA window TATCGATCATTTCTCAAGAGTTATCGATCAATTGCGGGAAGTTATCGGTCAATGTCACAAAGTTATCGGTCATCTACAGCGCGTTATCGGTCATTTTCACAATTTTATCGTCATTTCAGGACTTAATCACTAGTTAAGTTCTTCACTCCCATCGGCAATACCCTTCAAAATAGACTCTCAGCTAGTTGGATAGGGTAGTACATTCAATTTTCAAAGGAGGCGATTAAATGTTCATCCACTAACTGAAATTGACCTTTGGAGATTTGCCATCGCGAACACTTTAATAGAATCTCAAGCAAGCGCTGCAAGTACAAGTACGAGAGCTCTTCACCTATCAATCCGATAAATCCCTTTCCTGTCGCGCAAACGGCAGCCATTCCGCTCAAAAATGCCAATCATATGATGATTCACTTCATCCGTGCTCCCGACATAAGTCGCAGCACCGATTCCCTTCAGCAAATTGAGCGAAAGCCGGTGAAACACGGTTCCATACCCTTTCCCTCTCCATTCCGGCACAATCCCAAAATAAAACAGACGCCCCTCATCGACAGTTCCTTGCTCGATAATGGGGATGCTTAAACCAACCGGCTCGCCGGATTTCCGGAAGATAAAGCAAGATGCCCTCCATTCAGGTCCAAGTTCATTTTCGAGTGATTCCATCACCTGCTCGATTGTGAACAGTTTATTTTTATTTGCAGATCCACTGCGGCAACGCTCGTATAGCTCCGCAAAATCCGAATCCACCATTCCTCCGTCGCTTAACGGTTCGACAGTTATACCCGGGGCTGACGAAAAGGTTTCATTTAACTTCCGTGTATATTCCACAATCGTTGAGATTTTGCGGAAACCTTGTTCCAATAGTTTCTTTTCATGCACAGTATCCATCAACAACGATAAATAACCGACCTGTTCTTCCTTCCATTCACCTAGCAATCGATCAAATGCTTCCTCATATTTCTGCTTGGAAACCCCGTCCACCTTCACTTGATCAACAAGCCAATATTCATTTTCCTTCTCAACCCGATTAAATAAATTCACTTGTATATTCTCCTTCTCTGCATCCGCTTATAAGAAGTTTCGCCGGAGCATATACAGATTCCTGCTCGTCAGGCAAAGATTCAACTCCCCTTCCTTTGGGTAGGTTGAGTAGAGGTGACAAAATATTTGTTTGTTTGAAGAGAAGGGGCTGCTATGTTTGGATTTTCAGATTTAATTTCGTTGATCATCTCCGTCTTCATCATTCTGCCAGTCGTCACGTTCATTAGGGAATCCGGATATTTTATCATAAGTGCCATTTTCGGCGTCAAGAATCCAAGACTAACGATCGGATCGGGACCTCGTTTTAAAAAAATCGGCATTTTTGACATTCGAAGATATTATCACTTATATAGTTGGTTTTCTTTTGATTCCTTGAAAAGGGATGGAAAGTTCGCATATATATGCATTTACGCCGGGCCTATCCTCATTAATCTTGCGGTGGCTTTTGCCATCAATACTTTGCTGGCGAATGGTTTCTTGGAAGACTTTCGAACCTTTTGGGAACGCTTCATTTTTTATATATTTTATTATGTACTGTTGGATATTGTCCCAATGTTCACTGTGAATGGAAAACCGAACAATGGCATGGTTTTATACGAATTGCTCCGTTATGGAAAACGGACTGATTACAACACCGAGCCTATCATTCCCGCCACAACTGACGTGGAGGAAGAAGTTCAGGAACAAATGGAGAAAATCGAGGAAATTATTGAGGAAGAAAAAGAAGAGTGACAGCAGCCCACATTCGTGGGTTAGCTGTCACTCTTGTTATTGTTCGTCTTTATCAGATAACTTTCGTTCCTTCGTGAAGTCCGGTTCTTCTCCGAACTCAGTATAGGCCGGGGTGGAAGTGCGGCTCCGAGTCTCAACGACTTCCTTATTCTCATCCGGTTTAAATAAAAGACCTAAACAAATCAATCCGCTAATTGCTACAAGGGCATAAACCACCCTTGACATAAATGCATCCTGTCCGCCAAATAATGACGCAACCAAGTCAAATTGGAAAAAAGCGATCAATCCCCAATTCAATGCTCCTATGATAACCAATGCCAATGCAATACGTCGAAGCGCTCCCATACATATTCCTCCTCTATAAACAATTATAATTAGCTTTTGCTAAATGAGGATTTTCATACGTGCGAGGTGCTTCCAAATAAAACCAATTTTTCCTTATGATTAAATCCAAACGATGAAACTTCTGGGCAGAGCAACCGTAAATGAAAGGTAAAAGGAGTGTGGAAATTGAACAAGAAGCCTATTTTGGACATTCCGAAAACCTTGTCCGAAAAATTCTTGGATACTATAACGTCCCTCCTCTATTTAGCTGGCATCATGAGCAATCTTCCTGACCAAGTTCCTGCCCATTACAACGCATTGGGTGAGGTGAATCGCTGGGGATCGAAATGGGAGCTGATCCTGCTGCCCGGCATTGCTGCCTTTTTAGCTGTTATTATGACATTTCTTGAGAAACATCCCGAATGGCATAATTACAGGAAGTTGAATGAAAGTAATATCAAATTCCAATATAGGAATTCACGCTTGTTGATGAATGTCCTAAAGAATGAATGTGTCCTGCTTTTTGTGTTTCTCACGTACAAAACCGAGCAAGTGGCTTTAGGAAGTGTTGACTCACTTAGCATCGCCTTTTTGCCTATTTTCCTTGTCATTATTTTCGGATCGATGGTCTTCTTCATCATACGTTCATATAAATAATTATTATTGTTTTTTGTGGTTTTTTAGCAAAACAAAGATTGTTTTTAGA harbors:
- a CDS encoding DUF1648 domain-containing protein, whose product is MWKLNKKPILDIPKTLSEKFLDTITSLLYLAGIMSNLPDQVPAHYNALGEVNRWGSKWELILLPGIAAFLAVIMTFLEKHPEWHNYRKLNESNIKFQYRNSRLLMNVLKNECVLLFVFLTYKTEQVALGSVDSLSIAFLPIFLVIIFGSMVFFIIRSYK
- a CDS encoding DUF378 domain-containing protein, yielding MGALRRIALALVIIGALNWGLIAFFQFDLVASLFGGQDAFMSRVVYALVAISGLICLGLLFKPDENKEVVETRSRTSTPAYTEFGEEPDFTKERKLSDKDEQ
- a CDS encoding GNAT family N-acetyltransferase translates to MNLFNRVEKENEYWLVDQVKVDGVSKQKYEEAFDRLLGEWKEEQVGYLSLLMDTVHEKKLLEQGFRKISTIVEYTRKLNETFSSAPGITVEPLSDGGMVDSDFAELYERCRSGSANKNKLFTIEQVMESLENELGPEWRASCFIFRKSGEPVGLSIPIIEQGTVDEGRLFYFGIVPEWRGKGYGTVFHRLSLNLLKGIGAATYVGSTDEVNHHMIGIFERNGCRLRDRKGIYRIDR